The following proteins are co-located in the Camelina sativa cultivar DH55 chromosome 12, Cs, whole genome shotgun sequence genome:
- the LOC104730375 gene encoding UPF0725 protein At4g29550-like: MFTKGFEAEVVGCPWDPEAVHDFYQCGLNWLPDDALVQSSDKQHPHFYELQNSEIREYDWLNMYADYAFYTLWENGLTKLKLATPLEIKKVVVQTHEAMEPKELLKAGNAVFYINFRDCGLTEEHRAVVRRTTDGHPEHLCLEVKCPVGDLI; this comes from the exons ATGTTTACAAAGGGTTTTGAAGCCGAGGTCGTGGGTTGTCCTTGGGATCCTGAAGCAGTTCATGATTTTTACCAATGTGGTCTGAATTGGCTTCCGGATGATGCTTTGGTGCAATCTAGTGATAAGCAACATCCTCATTTTTACGAG CTTCAAAACTCAGAAATTCGCGAATATGATTGGCTTAATATGTATGCTGACTACGCATTTTATACGCTGTGGGAAAATGGCTTG ACAAAGCTCAAGCTTGCTACGCCTCTGGAGATCAAGAAGGTCGTTGTACAAACTCATGAAGCCATGGAGCCAAAGGAATTGCTCAAGGCCGGGAATGCAGTCTTCTACATTAATTTCAGGGACTGTGGTCTGACCGAAGAACACCGAGCCGTGGTAAGAAGAACTACAGATGGGCATCCGGAACACCTTTGTCTTGAAGTTAAGTGTCCGGTTGGGGACTTGATCTGA